In a single window of the Cucumis melo cultivar AY chromosome 11, USDA_Cmelo_AY_1.0, whole genome shotgun sequence genome:
- the LOC103498941 gene encoding pentatricopeptide repeat-containing protein At2g36240, protein MKKLPPILRKLQTPQPTSPSPLPNAILPLSPQTPPAPLLNLSLSSPHHYNQLLHFLKSHLTFPFTPNSLLHFLKSKLHFHPKFTHYDFHVFNWASTIDSFRHDHSTFAWMARTLATTDRFTELTSLLRFLASSPCPCSDGIFSCPQTESVFQLSISAYCRARKFDEAVFAFDSMRKLIDGRPSVVVYNILINGFVKSGRFDKALGFYGRMISDRVKPDVYTFNILISGYCRNSQFVQALELFKEMREKGCSPNVISFNTLIKGFFRERKFEDGIALAYEMIELGCKFSSVTCEILMDGLCREGKIFEACEILIDFSRKQVLPKDYDYYGVVEMLCGKGNTGKAVEVVNELWMEGNVPSFITSTTLIDGLRKEGRVHDAMNITERMLKVGMVPDSVTFNSLLQDLCNVGKTVEANKLRLLASSKGFEPDNKTYYTLVSGYTMEGNKVEGQRLVEEMLDKEFIPDIATYNRLMDRLLNTYKKKSKLVT, encoded by the coding sequence ATGAAGAAGCTCCCACCTATCCTGAGAAAGCTTCAAACCCCTCAACCAACATCCCCTTCTCCATTGCCCAATGCAATTTTGCCCCTTTCTCCTCAAACCCCTCCGGCCCCTCTTCTCAATTTATCCCTCTCTTCTCCGCACCATTACAATCAACTCCTCCATTTCCTCAAATCCCACCTCACATTTCCCTTCACACCTAATAGTCTCCTGCATTTTCTCAAATCCAAGCTTCATTTTCACCCCAAATTCACCCACTACGATTTCCATGTCTTCAATTGGGCTTCCACTATCGATTCCTTCCGCCATGATCACTCTACCTTTGCGTGGATGGCCAGGACCCTTGCGACCACAGATCGTTTCACTGAGCTCACGTCCCTTCTTAGGTTCTTGGCCTCCTCTCCTTGCCCTTGCTCTGATGGTATTTTCTCTTGCCCTCAAACAGAATCCGTTTTTCAACTTTCCATTAGTGCCTATTGTAGAGCTAGGAAATTTGATGAGGCTGTTTTTGCTTTCGACTCAATGAGAAAATTGATTGATGGGAGGCCTAGTGTCGTGGTCtataatattttgattaatGGGTTTGTGAAGTCTGGTAGATTTGACAAGGCCTTGGGGTTTTACGGTAGGATGATTAGTGACCGGGTTAAGCCTGATGTGTACACTTTTAACATTTTGATTAGCGGGTATTGTCGTAATTCACAGTTTGTACAGGCTTTAGAGTTGTTTAAGGAGATGAGGGAAAAGGGTTGTAGCCCAAATGTAATAAGTTTCAATACACTAATTAAAGGGTTCTTCAGGGAGAGGAAGTTTGAGGACGGGATTGCCCTGGCTTACGAGATGATTGAACTGGGATGCAAATTCTCTAGTGTCACCTGTGAAATTTTAATGGATGGGCTCTGTAGGGAAGGCAAGATTTTTGAGGCATGTGaaattttgattgatttttcGAGGAAGCAAGTATTGCCCAAGGATTATGATTACTATGGCGTTGTTGAAATGCTTTGTGGGAAAGGGAATACAGGCAAAGCCGTAGAAGTTGTTAACGAGCTGTGGATGGAAGGAAATGTTCCCAGCTTCATTACTTCCACCACTTTGATAGATGGACTGAGGAAAGAGGGGAGAGTGCATGATGCAATGAATATAACAGAGAGAATGCTTAAAGTAGGTATGGTTCCCGACAGCGTGACTTTTAACTCCCTTCTCCAAGATCTATGCAATGTGGGAAAAACTGTGGAAGCTAATAAGTTGAGATTGTTGGCTTCAAGCAAGGGGTTCGAACCAGACAACAAAACATACTATACTTTAGTTTCTGGTTACACAATGGAAGGCAACAAGGTGGAAGGGCAAAGGCTTGTGGAGGAGATGTTGGATAAGGAGTTTATACCCGATATTGCAACATACAATAGATTAATGGATCGGTTGTTGAATACGTATAAGAAAAAATCAAAGTTGGTAACGTAA